The Patagioenas fasciata isolate bPatFas1 chromosome 25, bPatFas1.hap1, whole genome shotgun sequence genome includes a region encoding these proteins:
- the LOC136112385 gene encoding E3 ubiquitin-protein ligase RBBP6-like yields the protein MRARAMCSAGDKAAWELSKSRCSALSYPGSSYTHCKSRSGSSCTRSDSRSRSRSRSRSHSPLPPSPRRGKGKSLTYRSRSRWRGDHRSGSRSPVFRGQSRTQRTTPQGQGEREYFNRHTAVPLYGMKAAYGRSVEFQDPFEKQRYREWERNYGEWSGKPDKGCAAGAQPALPPNRGNFFPERFDPPETRREILPYAWGRREDYPGGHSHENHCIAGDHPEKPSGREHHGTENPTNSKEVKNPLGDDRANKQRLQGKRRREDENEGFPNAELFEDAKKPKRAR from the exons ATGAGAGCCAGGGCAATGTGCTCAGCAGGTGACAAAGCAGCCTGGGAACT GTCCAAGTCTCGCTGTAGTGCTTTGTCTTACCCTGGAAGTTCGTACACCCACTGCAAGTCACGATCAGGCTCCTCCTGCACTCGCTCCGACTCTCGATCACGGAGCCGTTCCCGTTCCCGCTCCCACTCGCCATTGCCGCCGTCtccaagaagaggcaaagggaagAGTCTCACCTATCGCTCCAGGTCAAGGTGGCGTGGTGATCACCGCTCAGGGTCAAGGTCTCCAGTATTCAGAGGCCAGTCTCGCACTCAAAGGACCACACCTCAAGGGCAAGGAGAAAGGGAGTATTTTAACAGACACACAGCGGTTCCACTATATGGTATGAAAGCTGCCTATGGCAGATCGGTTGAATTTCAGGATCCATTTGAAAAGCAAAGATACAGAGAATGGGAGAGGAACTATGGGGAATGGTCTGGAAAGCCTGAcaagggctgtgctgctggtgctcagccTGCACTTCCACCGAACAGAGGGAACTTTTTTCCAGAGAGGTTTGATCCACCTGAGACCAGACGAGAGATTTTGCCTTACGCTTGGGGACGTAGGGAGGATTACCCTGGTGGGCACAGCCATGAAAATCATTGTATAGCTGGAGATCACCCTGAAAAGCCTTCTGGAAGAGAGCACCATGGCACGGAAAATCCAACAAACTCAAAAGAGGTGAAAAACCCACTTGGAGATGACAGAGCAAATAAACAGAGACTccaagggaagagaagaagagaggatgAGAATGAAGGTTTTCCCAATGCTGAGCTCTTTgaagatgcaaaaaaacccaagagagccaggTAG